The Cylindrospermum stagnale PCC 7417 genome segment TGTAAATGTCCCAGTGCAAACGACCCATTACCCCCCTGTTGAGTCTTTGATTTGACAAAGGGATTACCTGGATTAAAGGGTGCGCCAATGCCACTGCTCAGAGGGTCGTTGGCGTTGGGACTTCCACCCAAAATTAAAGCAGCTCCGAAGAATGTAGCCCCTGGTGAATGGGAGAATTCCGATAAGTCGCGAATAGTGAATATATAACGGCGAACAGAGTCGTACTTCAGCGATTTAGGACTGCCTCCATTCTGCACATTCAGCCATTCTTCGTAATCAGTCAGGAAGTCATTACCAGGCAGAGCAGTACGAATCAGCGGCGAAATAAACTGATTTCCCCAAGGAATATTCAGCAATGCAAACTGTGAGATGTGAGGCCCTACTAATACCCCTGGTGCAGTAACATGTTTTGCCGTCCTGCCAGATTTATCATTCTGATCAACGTAGGTGACGCTACCGCGAAATAGAGTTTGGGGAGTGACACGTCCATTTAGTTTCGGACCTTTGAACGCTGAAAGCTTGTTGATATCTTCAACAGCTGCCAAGACAAGCGGGTCGTCAGTGTTATTCTGTAATTTGTGAAAAGGTACATCCCGCAGTAAGGCTTGCCAATAAAGTTCAACAGCTTCAGCAGCCCGTTCTGCACTAGCGAGAGTTGCTGGTGGCGGCACTGCTATCTGAGCGGCATTGCACCCTTCTAAGCTGATTGCTAAGGGGCCCTGAGCATTGACCAGTTTCCTAGTACCTCCCAAGATGACCTTTTCAAAGTCATCATGGTTTTGGGTTGTCACTGCCTTGGTCAGAGAGTCATAAGCTTTGAGATCGACTTCACCCAGTTTGTTGTGCGGTAGTCCCCTAGAGTCAGAGCCGATTTTGTTGGGGTACTTCTCTTCATCACCATTGGTGGGATGGGGAGGAATGGGAATCTCTCGATTAGCCTTTGCTGCTGCTACACGCACTTGATAGGCTTTGTCTCGCAACTTGTCATAGTCCAACCGCCCCACAATATCTTTTGCCAGAACGGTATCTTCTCCTTTCTTCCAAGAGAGAGATACACCCATAACTCCAGCAGCGGTAAGCAGACTAGTGCGACCGAGGAATGAGCGTCTACTCAACCGCCCAAAAAAAGAGCGTTTGCTACCTCCACCAGCGACACGGGAATGCTTCGCCTCTTGTGTATCTTTTGGGTAAGGTTGATGAGAATTAGGGTCGATTTGCATTTCTATTGTCTCTATAGCTATAAAGTGAAATATTCGGGTAGAGTTGGATATTTTTGGATTATTTTTTCATCCTGAATGAAGCGTAATTTCCAGGTTCTATTTTTCACTAATTAATGTTGGCGGAGTCAGCGCTGTATATTCTTCAGGTTTTAGCAGCGCTTCTTGGATGTTAATCTTTTTGGGCAGAATTTTTTCGCTATAAAATATATCAGCTATCCGCTGTTGATCTTTCATTAATTCTGGGGTGATTCCTTTCAAGCGATAATTTGCCCGGCTAGTGATTATCTCCTGAATAGGCAAATCAATTTTGAGTATTGGTGATAATAGCTTGGCAACATCTTTGCGGTTTGCTTCTGCCCATTCAGCATTTTTATTAATTTCTTCAAGGATAATCTTGACTAATTCGGGATTGTCCTTAGTAAACTCCCGTGTAGCCACATAATATCCCCCTGGAGTCCCAATATTTTTGCCATCTCGCAGCACACGCGCACCGTGGATTTTTTCCACCAAAGCTAAATGCGGATCGCTAGTTACCCAAACAGGAATATTTCCCTGAATAAATGCACCACGGGCTTCGACATTGGGCATACTTAGAACTTGAATATCACTATATTTTAAACCCACTTCTTCTAAGGCTTTGAGAATAAAATAGTGAGAAGCAGAACCTTTTTGAAAGACAACTTTTTGACCTTTGATATCAGCTAGAGTTTTAATAGGAGAACCCTTAGGCACAACAATAGCACTCCCTGTACCAGAAGTCCGAGTAAGCCGCCTACCAGCAATATAGACGATAGATGCACCAGAAGCTTGGGCAAATATGGGAGGAGTTTCCCCAACAGATCCCAGATCAATTTTGCCGACATTCATGGCTTCCATGAGTTGTGGACCTTGGGCAAATTGCGCCCACTCTATTTTTACCCCCAAAGGTTCTAGACGTTTTTCTAAAACTTTCGATACCCTAACTATATCGCCGGAGCTTTGATAGCCCATGCGGACTACTTTTGTGTTAAAGCTTAGAGATTTCGATGGTGCTGTTTCTGCTTTGGGACTGGTGGAAGTACAACTAATTAAGGTAGTGGATAGCAGCATTAACCCAGACATTGCGAGTAAGGCTACTTTGCTAATTACTGTTCGCTTGGTTCTGATGTTATTGGTCAACACTTGATTTTACCTCCAGGTAATTTCAATTCCTGCTCAAGGGCAAGTTTGTTATCCTTAAAAAAATTGGTTTCCAGCAGCGTTGAGATTTGACAAATGAGGCGGGCAAAATTTAGGAAATGGAGTGAGTATTACCCACTCCAGCTTTGAAGATGCAGAAGATGGAAAGCTGAAAATGAATTAGTTTAGTTGAATTAAAAGGGACGGCTACCAGCTAAACTAACTCGTCTCATTACCCGGCGTTCGTTGGGATCAAATGCTTGACGATAATGCAAGGTGGCTTGATTATCCCAGTAGACAATGTCACCTACAGACCATTTGTGTTGGTAGTAAAATTGGGGCTGATTTAGGTGTTGGCGCAACTGCTCGATCAGTTCTGCACCTGCTTCTGGTTCTAAGCCGACAACTTCAACTTCTGTGGAATAGCCCAAATAGAGAATCTTTTTACCACTTTCAGGATGTGTGCGAACCAGTGGATGGGGATATACAGGGCTGATCAGGGGAATATTGCGATCCAAACGGTATTTAGAGGACGGTGTGTCGCGATCGCGCAAAAATGGATTGTAGGTAATCAACTGCAAGTCTGCAATCCGCGCCTTGGTTGACTCGTCTAAAGTTTCATAAGCTAAATTGAGATTTAACCAAGAGGTATCTCCACCAACAGCCGGTACTTCCAAAGCATAAAGCAGCGAACCACTAGAAGGTTTGGGAGTCCAATGGTGATCAGAATGGAAAGCCAACTCTCCAGTACCGGTATAGCCTCCATCAACATTGGAGATGGGAATCACCACCGGAGTTACACCTGGTTGGGAAGCCAAAACAGGAACATCGTTTGGTGGTACATAAAGGTCACCAAAGTAAAACGCAAAGTTTAGAAGTTGCTCATCATCTAGCTTCTGCTCTTTGAAAATTAAAATATGGCGATCGCGCAAAGCTTGCTTTAACTGCAAAATCACCTCAGGCTTCACAGGTTTGCTCACATCCAAACCAGTCACCACAGCGCCCAATGCACCACCAGTAGCAGCGATTTTAAATTCTGTCAAAGTCAAAGTAGGCATAATCTTCTCCTGTATAAAAATCTTTTGTTTGAGATATCTATTTTTGAGCTAACACCTCAGCGGGAGTAATCTTGGCATACTCTTCAGATGTTAAAAACCCATCTCTAACATTCACCTTCTTCGGTATCTGTCCGAGGCTGTACCATTTATCTGCAACCTCTTGTTGCTTGGTAATGACTTGCTGAGTAATCGGTCGCAGCCCATACTCATACTTCTGATGCATGATTTCTAGCGTCGGCACATCTAGCTGAGTTACAGGCGCAAGCAGTTGTGCCATTTCTTGGGGATGATCCTTAGCCCAAAGTTCTGCTTTTTGTAGTTCCTCTAAAAATGCTTTGATTACTTCAGGATGTGCCTGATAAAACTGGCGTGAGGTTGAGTAAAAATTGGCAGTATCCCGCAATTTTTCCCCATCTACCAAAACACGACCGACTTTCTTTTGTTCAGATCTTGTAACAAATGGGTCCCAAATAAACCAAGCATCCACCTTACCTTGACTGAACGCTACATTGGCATCTGGCGGTGCTAAGAAAACTGACTCTACATCGGTCAGTTTTAAACCTGCTCCTTCCAATGCTTTTACTAACAGATAGTGACCAATCGATGCTTTTTGGAAAGCCACCTTTTTGCCCTTCAACTCAGCAACACTTTTAATAGGAGAGTTCACCGGAACTAAAAGAGAGATAGCTTTACCATTAGGGGCTGTAGTAGCTAGGTAGACAAGTGGCGCTCCTGCTGCTTGGGAAAAAACGGGAGGCGATTCCGCAGTGGATGCAATGTCAAGTCCGTTCGCATTCAGGGCTTCTAGCTGTTGTGGTCCAGCAGCAAACTCAGGCCACTGTACCTTAAAACCCAAAGATGCCAATCTTTTATCTAAGGTGCCCTGCTTTTCAAGAACTGCTAGAGCAGTTAGTTGTTTGGAGCGCACAATTCGCACCACCTGCTTCTTCGTTGGCTCCTGACTACTATTAGGTGAAGTTGCCGACTGCTCACTGCTTCTCTGAGATTGACTGCAACTCGATATGGTAGTTGATAGTGCTAAACAGTAACCAAGGGTGAATAATAAGGAACGACGAGTTGTTCGCTGGCGATTCCCAGATTCTAATTTCACTTTCAAACCTAGCATGAATTGTTTTACTTATTCCTATTCAAATGGTCAAAATGAGCACAAAAAAATAGGTTTGCATAAATATCCCAAAAATATTTTTAGATTTTTAAATTTTGTTTTTTTGTGATATCTGAAGTTAGGAAATAGGGTGGAGATAACCCACCCTAAAGGAACTTGACAGACTGAAAACTCAAGATTCGTGAGGAGGAAAAATTTGCGGAAATTGAGTAGAGAAAAATCCGAAATTTTCACTCACTTCTGTCTTTAGGTATGGGGTCAATCCAAAATCCTGGGATTGAATGATTAGCTTTCAATGTGCCTAATGCTTCCAAGCAACTCTAATTGAAGCTTTAATTTCTTCTGTGAAATATCCAGAAGGCTCAACACCCAGCAATGTTTCCTTGAGATCTTTTTCAAATGCTTCAGCATCATCACCAAAGAAAATCTTGAGCGCAAAGGCAGTTGTGTACAAATAGCCAAGATAGCTGGACACTGTCCAATGTTGCTCAAAGGGTACTTCATAGACTTCTTGACGTGCAAAAGCCGACTTGGCAATTACAACTTCATGGGGAGGATCGGGAATATTCCAAAGGCCTTGTCCTCGTTGTCCAGTCCGCCGTTGCTCACCTAACCATTTCTTCACAACTTCGATGGCGGCTTGTTTCCAAGGGAGAGGGCTTCCCCAAGGGTTTTCGTTAGTGCCGATCAATACCAGTCCCCCGTCTTCAGAGAGCAATTGATAAATGCGCTCCAGTACGAGTTCTCGATCCATCCAATGGAAAGCTCTGCCAATGGTGACTAGCTGAAATACCCCTAAACTAGAGTTAATCAGTTCTGCCCCTTGCTCTAGCCAGGTAATATTATTTGCCCCTACAGATGAAGCTTGTTGTTTAGCGATCTTCAGCATTTCTGGATCGGGATCGACAGCAACCACTTCTTGAAATTGGCTTTGTAGAGGAATTGTCATCAGTCCTGGGCCGCAACCCAAGTCTAGGAGTCTTCCTTGATTATTGAAATGGAATATTTCAGCTAGTTTAGCAAATAAGGCAGGTGGGTATTTGGCTCGATATCGAGCGTAGTCTTCAGCTGCACCCTCAAATAATGTTGGGTCATAGGTAGGAAGTGTTTTCATTGTTGATACTTTCTCTATCAGACGTCTTCAACTGTTGATCTCTAGATTTAGGTAAGTAAGGTAGACAGGACTCAATGCCTACCCTACGAGACAGCGAGTAGACAGTTTAGACGGTTAACATTTTTGGCTGATGACCATTGGGTGATCACAATATGCGATCGCAAAAACAAAAGTCTTAAATGTCAAGTCATCACCCCATCGATGCTGACCTATTGCAGCAGGTAGGGGTAGACTCATAACAAATAATCTCCGGTAACTTGACCGCTTTACCGTTGTTTTATCCACAACATAGTTTTTCACAGTTTTTGCTAAAAAGCAAGCATCTCAGAAAAGTAATTGCAAAGTAACAATATATGAAATTCAGTCTAAAAGCCGGAAAATAGACTTGCTTTTTCCAGAAGTTTGTGCAAATATCCTGTGTTATAACTAAAACAACTACAATTCGATAGTGTTGCCGTAGTTTATGATTCTGCGCTCAATAAATTGGGGAGAACATTCATTCCGATGAAGGACATTTACCAAGTATTTATCAGGACTTATGCTAAATACGAGTAGCCAATCTGCTGATTTGCATCTAAAATCTACTGATTTCAGACTCCTAGTTCTGCGGGACTACTGGATAGGTGCGATGTTTGTTGTAGAGTTTGGATCTGCAAACACTAAGACATAGGCATCTAGCAAAAGTCTGTCAAAAACTGCGGGGGGTGACAACTCTTGACTAGATGCTATTAATCGCGTTTCTACAAATCGATTAAACTGGTTAAAACTCATGATTTTAGTAGTCATTTCTAACTGACTACAGCGCTACCTAAGCCGGCTTTATCTATGATTAAGCCAAGGTAAACCAAGCTTTTTACCAAACTAATTTATGTCAAGTAGCAAGTCTGTAATCCCAAGTAGTTCCAGGGTTCAGATATACGATTGTTCGTTCTGCCAACAGGGTCTTAGTAGCTACAGAAATAAATATTACCCAGATAAATTGAGTTGACTTTTGTGAGATGAACAAACAACCTATGCCTCAAGTATTGTGGAATTATTTGCTAGTGATTCCAGCTTTTTTTAGTGGATTCTTGGTGTTGTCAACAATTGCGAATGCAGATGAAGTCGAATCTAAGGTTCATGAGATTGCGCCGACTACTATTGCTCAAGAGATTCAGCCTGAATTAAGTCAAGGAGCAGATCCCTTGATTCCCACCGTCACAGTTGCTAATGATGACTTAGCGCAAGTCACATCCGTCTCGCAACTGTCTGATGTTAAGCCTTCAGATTGGGCATTTCAAGCACTACAGTCTCTGGTTGAGCGCTACGGCGTGATTACGGGATATCCAAATGGCACATTTCAAGGTGATCGTTCTCTGACTCGTTATGAATTTGCTGCTGGCTTAAATGCAGCGCTTGATCGCCTCAACGAACTGATTGGTAGTTCGACTGGAGAATTGGTCAAACGGGAAGACTTGGCGACTGTGCAAAAGCTACAAGAACAGTTTGCAGCAGAACTGGTAACATTGCGCGGCCGAGTGAATGCGTTGGATGCACAGACAGAAACCCTTCAACAACAACAATTTTCCACCACAACCAAACTCACTGGTACAGTTCAGTTCGTGCTTGGAGGCGTTCTAGCTGGTAATAACGTGGTCACCAAGCAACCTGCACCCCGCACCATCACGTTTGCAGACCAGACTCGCCTAGTATTAAACACCAGTTTTACTGGTAAAGATCAACTACGGTTAACGCTTTCAGGTGGAAATATTAACTCCCTAGGTGGAGTACCCAATCCTAAAGGGAACTTCTCAAATTCCCTGAGTACGAGTAATCCAACTGGTGGAATTTTTGGCACCTTTGACGGGAGAACTGCCGATAATGCCAGTCCTAGTTTTGCGCCCAATCAGATTATTACTGGTGGAATCCGTTATCGATTTCCACTGACTAACGATACCCAATTAAACATTTTTGCCCAGTCGGATGGAGCCAATGAGATCGGCTTAAGTGGCCCGACAAACCCATTTGAAGGGTCTGCTTCAAATGGGATTTCACGATTTTCACGGCGGAATATGGTTTATAACTATGGAGATACAGGCCCCGGAATTGCCATACTCCAGCAACTTGGCCCACAGTTTCAATTAGGGTTATCATACAGTGCGCCTAATGGTAGCGATCCTAGACCTAATAATGGTTTATTTACAGGCAGATATGTAGCCTTCGGACAGCTAACATACTTTAGTCCCAAGAAGAATTTTCGGCTTGGTTTAAGTTACGCTAACACCTACAGCCCAGCGGGTACCTTGGGTCAAGGTGGAACAAACTTTGGGCCAGCCGCTGGGAGTAACCTGGCCAACAGCACCATATCAACTAACCTGCAAAATTCAGCGAATGGCATTGTCGATAAAGGAACAGTGGGAAATCTTTATGGAATTGGCGCACTATATAGATTCAATCCGAAGTTGACAATCAATAGTTTTGTAGGTTATTCATCACATCGGTATTTGCAGCAGGGAGATGGTGATGTCTGGAACTGGGGAGTAGGACTAACATTTCCCGATTTGGGGAAAAAAGGTAGTTTAGGCGGTCTTTTTGTGGGTATGGCGCCAAAACTCACTGCACTCAGTAAGAATGTGGATTTGGGAGCGGGTCGGGGTCAAGCAGACAAAGATACCTCCCTGCACGTTGAAGGATGGTATCAATATAAACTTACTGACAACATTGAAGTTACGCCTGGGTTTATTTGGGTGACGGCACCAAACTCTGATGCTAGCAATCCTGATAGTTTAGTTGGTTGGTTTCGCACCACATTCAGGTTTTAACCTTGAATTTTCAGACTAGTGAGTGTCAAATTACCTGAATCACAACTTTGCCAAAGTGAGCCGCGCTTTTGAGGTGATCGTATGCTTCTCGTGCTGCCGTAAAAGGAAAAACTTTATCAATAATAGGTTGAAGTTGATGTTGAGTAATAGACTGATTCATCGTCTCAAACATTTCCCGACTACCGACATAAATTCCCTGAACGACTAAACTCTTGAAAATTATGGGTGTGGGATCTATCTCATTGCCTCTGCCTGAAAGGACGCCAATCAAACTAATACGTCCCCCAACCTGGACTGCTTGGAGGGATTTTGGTAGAGTGCCGACACCGCCTACTTCAACCACATGGTTTACGCCAATGCGATTGGTTAGTTGATCAACTTGCTTTTGCCAATCAGCGTTTGTTTTGTAGTTGATGATTTCGTCAGCGCCAAGCTGTTGAGCGCGTGCTAATTTCTCATCACTGCTAGAAGTGATAATTACTCTGGCATGATGGATTTTGGCAAATTGGAGGGCAAAAATCGAAACGCCTCCTGTACCGAGTAATAAGACGCTTTCACCAGCTCTAATATTTCCTTTAGTCACCAAGGCATGCCAAGCGGTGACGGCGGCACAGGGCAAAGTTGCGCCTTCAGTATAGGATAGATGGTCGGGTAATATCACTAAGCCGTCTTGGTGTAAGATGACGTACTCAGAGAGCATGCCATCAATACCACCTCCCAAATCGGATGGCATTTTTTCTCTAGTCAAAGAGCCATAAATCCAGTCTTGGAAGAAAATACCCGCCACGCTATCGCCTACCTTGACTCGTGTGACACCTTCCCCAACCGCCACAACTTCCCCCGCACCGTCAGAGGTGGGAATTAGTGGATATGTTAGACCAGAACCATAGGCGCCCTCAGCAACCAAGAGATCACGGTAATTGAGGGATACGGCGTGGACTCTGATCAGGACTTGACTGGCTGCGGGTTTCGGTTCAGGGCGGTCAACTAATGTGAGGGCTTCAATCCCCGCATTGCTTTGAAGTTCGTAAGCTTTCATTGTAATTAACTAACAGTGCCATTTTTTATTGTGGCTATGCTAATTGCATATTTAATCCTGCAAATGTCATATTTTCAGGTGAGGCGATTGGATTGGCTGCGCCAGTGCAGTAGGCGATCGCTAATCATCCAAAGCCAAAGCATCTAGGTGGTTGTATCCAAATTCTGAGCGATGTTAAAACTGCGCTTTATTTCAACCGCTGGCGCAACCATAAAGCTAATAAAGGCAACGCTAGTCGATAACCTTGGTCTGCACTGTAAATTAAACCTTTGTGCTGTAACCCAGTTAAAGCACCCTGAATACTTCCACCACGGGAAAGACCATGTTTTTGAATATATTCTTTACTTTGTGGCTTCTCTGTGGGATCAACAGCTAAACATTCCAGCAAGTGTACCTGATTTGCTGGGAGTAACATCAGTAAGGACTCAAAGGTGATGGATAAGTCTTTGAGCAGTCCCTCAATTGCAAGATGTACTTCTTTTTCAGTAATTAACTCATCAGGACGGGGTAAAGTTGGCAGCCGACGAATTAATGACATAGCATCGCCAATGTGTCCTTGTACAGCATTTAAAAATAGTTGCAGTGCTTGTGAGCGGGAATCAAATTTTAGTCCCTGTGTCTGCAACATCTCCCTTGCCCAGACTGCCAAAACATCCTTAGCTAAGGGAGCTAACTGTATAGTTTCTAAAGGATAGTCAGTTTCATTTCCATGATTACTTGTTTCAGCGATGGTGGCGATCAAAATGTAACTGACATGAGTTTGCGCCTTGACTTCTCGCCTCAAAGTTGCTTCCCATAAACCGTGGCGATCCCATGAGCGAATGTGAGGAAAACTCTGCAAAATCAGGGCGACTCGCTGATTTGTGCTAGCAGCCATCAACTGTGGCAAGTTGAGCAAGATTTCAAATGCTTGCCATAGCTGCTTTTCGTTGAGTACTCGCAATAATTTCAGTTTGCCTTGTGGATGAAAGCCAAAAAACTCTGGCGCATTTTCAGCAACCCAGCCTTGAATTAGTGCTGTTTCCCAGTTTTGGCTAATCGCCTCCGCCAGTAATTGCACAAATCGGCCCCCATCTGTAGCGCGGATGCAGTCTATCTCCAATGCGATCGCACTCACTTCCTTTGCTGCTCCCCGTACCAAGGTACGCCTTCCACTACCAGGCACTCCAGTAATCAGCAAATCGCCATCCTGCGACAGTACTTCCACAAGGCGCTGGAATTCTGCCGATCGCCCAAATAATTGCAAAGGAGTAGACAAATCCCAGTTCATGCACTTTATTGCCTTTTGTTACCAACCCTAACCGTCACGGACAGCATAAACCATTCAGGGTCACTATGTTTAGCACCAAATATAAGGTGATTTGGGGCGTCACTGTCACCAACGCCATTAATTATTGGATTTGTGTATCAGTGATAAAAGTTCATATTAATTAATGATCAGCTTGCCTGATAAATTATAAGATTTACTTAAGTTTATAAAAGTTATAGATTATTTTTTTTTATGAATACCCAAGAACTTTTAAGCCGATACGCAGCAGGAGAACGAGACTTTAGTAACGTCAACCTGATTCAGGTGTGCCTGACGAATGCAAATTTGATTGGGGTACACCTTGATGGAGCGCACTTGATTGGAGCAGACCTCAGGGGAGTTGATCTAACTAATGCACATCTTAGTCAGGCAAAATTGAATCAGGCCACCCTTGCTGATGCAAAAATGATTGAAGTGTGCCTGATTAGCGCAGAATTGGTTGGTGCAGACTTGAGTGGGGCAGACTTGAAGGGTGCAAATTTAAGTGGAGCAGACCTAAGCGGTGTGAAGCTCGGTGGAGCCAACTTAAAAGGGGCAGACTTAGGTAAGACAGACCTTACAGGAGCAGATCTCAGGGGAGCAGAGCTAAGTGGAGCCAACTTGAAGGGGGCCAAATTAGGTGGAGCAGATATGGATGGAGCATATCTAGATAACGCAGATCTGAGTGGAGCAGATATTCTTGGGGCAAATATCAGGGGAGCAGGGTTAACTGGAACAACAATGCCCGACGGAACAGTTCACGACTAAGGCAGATTTTATTTGCTCCTGTGCCGTTGATTAATGATGTTTTTGAAGCTGTGCCATTGAGTTTACAAGACTGGTTGTTTTATTTGGCTGTGGGTTCACCAATGATGGTTTGGGCAGCGTTAATAAATCTTTTTGATCAGCTAAATTAAGGGGTTTATGTTTCGCGCAAAGGATAATCCTAGGGTGGGTAAAATGCCCACCTTATTTTTTATGAAACCACAAAAGCACTTATCGCTGAAGTAAAAGCTTTAAAAACGGCACAGCATCTTATAAGGAAAAGATCAAGGCAAACAACAGTATAATTGACTAGGTTGCTTAAAATAAATAGTTATAATTCTGCAAAATAAAGTCAGCCTCTATATGGAAAAAAGAAAAATTTTGATCGCTACTAAAACCTACCCATCAATTAGTAGGAAGTATAAAGAAACAGTCTGCACAGCGGGAATATTATTAGATGATTTGGAACAACCGCTACGGTGGATTCGCATCTACCCCATACGTTTTCGCTCTCTAGATACTGATAAACGCTATCCTAGATGGTCTATCATTAGTGCAGAAATAGAGAGAAATTTAAAAGATTATAGAGAAGAAAGCTTTCGGATTAATGATGAATCTCTAGAAATTATTAGAAAAGTTGGTACTGATGATAATTGGGCAGAGAGAAAGTCATTTATGTTGCAATTACAGTCTTACTCCATAAGTGAAATTAAAAATAAAGGTAAGTCGTTAGGAATTATTCAACCTCAAACTATTAACAAATATTTT includes the following:
- a CDS encoding sulfonate ABC transporter substrate-binding protein, giving the protein MLTNNIRTKRTVISKVALLAMSGLMLLSTTLISCTSTSPKAETAPSKSLSFNTKVVRMGYQSSGDIVRVSKVLEKRLEPLGVKIEWAQFAQGPQLMEAMNVGKIDLGSVGETPPIFAQASGASIVYIAGRRLTRTSGTGSAIVVPKGSPIKTLADIKGQKVVFQKGSASHYFILKALEEVGLKYSDIQVLSMPNVEARGAFIQGNIPVWVTSDPHLALVEKIHGARVLRDGKNIGTPGGYYVATREFTKDNPELVKIILEEINKNAEWAEANRKDVAKLLSPILKIDLPIQEIITSRANYRLKGITPELMKDQQRIADIFYSEKILPKKINIQEALLKPEEYTALTPPTLISEK
- a CDS encoding zinc-dependent alcohol dehydrogenase family protein, with amino-acid sequence MKAYELQSNAGIEALTLVDRPEPKPAASQVLIRVHAVSLNYRDLLVAEGAYGSGLTYPLIPTSDGAGEVVAVGEGVTRVKVGDSVAGIFFQDWIYGSLTREKMPSDLGGGIDGMLSEYVILHQDGLVILPDHLSYTEGATLPCAAVTAWHALVTKGNIRAGESVLLLGTGGVSIFALQFAKIHHARVIITSSSDEKLARAQQLGADEIINYKTNADWQKQVDQLTNRIGVNHVVEVGGVGTLPKSLQAVQVGGRISLIGVLSGRGNEIDPTPIIFKSLVVQGIYVGSREMFETMNQSITQHQLQPIIDKVFPFTAAREAYDHLKSAAHFGKVVIQVI
- a CDS encoding ATP-binding protein, whose translation is MNWDLSTPLQLFGRSAEFQRLVEVLSQDGDLLITGVPGSGRRTLVRGAAKEVSAIALEIDCIRATDGGRFVQLLAEAISQNWETALIQGWVAENAPEFFGFHPQGKLKLLRVLNEKQLWQAFEILLNLPQLMAASTNQRVALILQSFPHIRSWDRHGLWEATLRREVKAQTHVSYILIATIAETSNHGNETDYPLETIQLAPLAKDVLAVWAREMLQTQGLKFDSRSQALQLFLNAVQGHIGDAMSLIRRLPTLPRPDELITEKEVHLAIEGLLKDLSITFESLLMLLPANQVHLLECLAVDPTEKPQSKEYIQKHGLSRGGSIQGALTGLQHKGLIYSADQGYRLALPLLALWLRQRLK
- a CDS encoding vanadium-dependent haloperoxidase — protein: MQIDPNSHQPYPKDTQEAKHSRVAGGGSKRSFFGRLSRRSFLGRTSLLTAAGVMGVSLSWKKGEDTVLAKDIVGRLDYDKLRDKAYQVRVAAAKANREIPIPPHPTNGDEEKYPNKIGSDSRGLPHNKLGEVDLKAYDSLTKAVTTQNHDDFEKVILGGTRKLVNAQGPLAISLEGCNAAQIAVPPPATLASAERAAEAVELYWQALLRDVPFHKLQNNTDDPLVLAAVEDINKLSAFKGPKLNGRVTPQTLFRGSVTYVDQNDKSGRTAKHVTAPGVLVGPHISQFALLNIPWGNQFISPLIRTALPGNDFLTDYEEWLNVQNGGSPKSLKYDSVRRYIFTIRDLSEFSHSPGATFFGAALILGGSPNANDPLSSGIGAPFNPGNPFVKSKTQQGGNGSFALGHLQALLNLGTSRAVRAAYWQKYYLHRILRPEAYGGLVHNNYINKTQYPINAEILNSKAIAQSFSKFGSYLLPHGFPEGSPIHSSYVGGAASIAGVSATLIKAYFDESFIIPYPVVPDPNDPTKVIPYIAEPLTVGGELNKLAANYALGRGHGGIHWRTDGSAGLALGEEIAISILRDERLGYNEKFNGFTFTKFDGTKITV
- a CDS encoding aliphatic sulfonate ABC transporter substrate-binding protein; amino-acid sequence: MLGLKVKLESGNRQRTTRRSLLFTLGYCLALSTTISSCSQSQRSSEQSATSPNSSQEPTKKQVVRIVRSKQLTALAVLEKQGTLDKRLASLGFKVQWPEFAAGPQQLEALNANGLDIASTAESPPVFSQAAGAPLVYLATTAPNGKAISLLVPVNSPIKSVAELKGKKVAFQKASIGHYLLVKALEGAGLKLTDVESVFLAPPDANVAFSQGKVDAWFIWDPFVTRSEQKKVGRVLVDGEKLRDTANFYSTSRQFYQAHPEVIKAFLEELQKAELWAKDHPQEMAQLLAPVTQLDVPTLEIMHQKYEYGLRPITQQVITKQQEVADKWYSLGQIPKKVNVRDGFLTSEEYAKITPAEVLAQK
- a CDS encoding TauD/TfdA dioxygenase family protein, giving the protein MPTLTLTEFKIAATGGALGAVVTGLDVSKPVKPEVILQLKQALRDRHILIFKEQKLDDEQLLNFAFYFGDLYVPPNDVPVLASQPGVTPVVIPISNVDGGYTGTGELAFHSDHHWTPKPSSGSLLYALEVPAVGGDTSWLNLNLAYETLDESTKARIADLQLITYNPFLRDRDTPSSKYRLDRNIPLISPVYPHPLVRTHPESGKKILYLGYSTEVEVVGLEPEAGAELIEQLRQHLNQPQFYYQHKWSVGDIVYWDNQATLHYRQAFDPNERRVMRRVSLAGSRPF
- a CDS encoding class I SAM-dependent methyltransferase: MKTLPTYDPTLFEGAAEDYARYRAKYPPALFAKLAEIFHFNNQGRLLDLGCGPGLMTIPLQSQFQEVVAVDPDPEMLKIAKQQASSVGANNITWLEQGAELINSSLGVFQLVTIGRAFHWMDRELVLERIYQLLSEDGGLVLIGTNENPWGSPLPWKQAAIEVVKKWLGEQRRTGQRGQGLWNIPDPPHEVVIAKSAFARQEVYEVPFEQHWTVSSYLGYLYTTAFALKIFFGDDAEAFEKDLKETLLGVEPSGYFTEEIKASIRVAWKH
- a CDS encoding iron uptake porin gives rise to the protein MNKQPMPQVLWNYLLVIPAFFSGFLVLSTIANADEVESKVHEIAPTTIAQEIQPELSQGADPLIPTVTVANDDLAQVTSVSQLSDVKPSDWAFQALQSLVERYGVITGYPNGTFQGDRSLTRYEFAAGLNAALDRLNELIGSSTGELVKREDLATVQKLQEQFAAELVTLRGRVNALDAQTETLQQQQFSTTTKLTGTVQFVLGGVLAGNNVVTKQPAPRTITFADQTRLVLNTSFTGKDQLRLTLSGGNINSLGGVPNPKGNFSNSLSTSNPTGGIFGTFDGRTADNASPSFAPNQIITGGIRYRFPLTNDTQLNIFAQSDGANEIGLSGPTNPFEGSASNGISRFSRRNMVYNYGDTGPGIAILQQLGPQFQLGLSYSAPNGSDPRPNNGLFTGRYVAFGQLTYFSPKKNFRLGLSYANTYSPAGTLGQGGTNFGPAAGSNLANSTISTNLQNSANGIVDKGTVGNLYGIGALYRFNPKLTINSFVGYSSHRYLQQGDGDVWNWGVGLTFPDLGKKGSLGGLFVGMAPKLTALSKNVDLGAGRGQADKDTSLHVEGWYQYKLTDNIEVTPGFIWVTAPNSDASNPDSLVGWFRTTFRF